TCAGTTTTGCCAGCTTGATTTTCTCCCTATTCCTGTATCCCGTCCCCTGCTTGCCTTTGCGGCTCTCCGTCTTCTGTGCTTTGACGATCTGTGGCTCAGGCAACTCGGGCAGCAGAAGCTGCGCTGGCGACGGCGTCTTGTGTTTCTTTTTGCTCTGCCGTTTAACACTTCTGGGTGGCGACTGACTGAAATGCTCCATGGGTGGCAACTGACTAAAATGCCCACTAGGTGGCGACGGAGTGCGCTGTGGACTCGGTGGCAACTGAGGTTTCCGTTGCTTACCCTGCTTCTTCCGAGGCATCATCATCTCAGAGCCCTTGTGGTGGACTCGGAAGTGGCCCTGCAGAGCCCTATCCGAGGCAAAGCGCAAGGGACAGCAGGGGCACTGGTGGGTCTTCTCTGGGTTGTGCATGGCCATGTGGGCGCTCTGAGCCGCCTGGGATGGGAAGGTCATGTTACAGATGTTGCAGTCAAGCGATGAATCTCTCGTGTGCATTTTCTGGTGCACTTTCAGGCCTGAGATGGACATGCACATCTTTCCACAGATGGGGCAGAACAACTTTTGCTGTGGCTGCCTTCGTCTCTTTTTAACtggagagaagacaagagaaaCAACTGTTTGTAACAACAGACAAACAATGTATTAATGCATTTTTAATTCACAGGTTGCACTGAACACATAACAAAACGACTCAAATGAACACCAATCAGTTGTctccagagccggacagtaacggagtacatttacttgagtacagtacttgagtacaattttgagggatctgtactttactcgagtatcatttttggggagtactcatgactttactcaagtacatttgagaggcaaatattgtactccactacatttctatccataaccgtgagtacccgttacttcttctaaaaaaaaaagtaaaaaagaaaaatctcagaaaccctcaatttgttgtttccctctcaaacgtgattggattgtgcaggcaccactgattgggacagcctttcagcaatcaccttcagctttacGCCCGTGGTCAGATTTAGGGGCcatttatacgagaacgattgcgaaggaagacgacaaaatattttatcataagtgcctttcgtttacacggcgaccccgccatcagggcttgaagacgcaaaaatctgaagacttcttccagagtgtagagttttgaagacgacccgggttgcgtctccgtctaaacggctaaaccaaattccttgattacctctctggctaaactgtcaaattagaatgtctgcgcgtgacgtaccggggttctatcacaccaccacccagcggtctggaatgcatatccaatcaaatatcacatactcttgcgtcttcatataaacaaagatttccccctgagaatgctcgtctaaacgcgaataaaaaaatgaagaactgacgccacttctgcgtcttctcttttcatcgtcaccgtataaacgtagccttagaTAAGAGATAAAACCATGgatgaaacaatggatgaatacgcagcaggtccatcccggtaTTGCACCAAATTCTGTGACCTGTCGAATTTTGTGACTCTAGAGGGCGCTGTTGAGTCTATGAATGAGTCTATGATTGGAGTCTATGAATGTACTGAGctgtaccaaagtccttttaggcaagtccctccactcggcggccatataccaacgttttatgggcactcatcgggcacagtctttgggtcgaactgcgcgtgcgcaaggcttcacgacaccaatcttgctccagcggcgagatcacaacacatgattggcacgatgtcttcacaacacaccatatgattggctcaatgtattcacatgtcgacgttttgccgaggaaggggtgggatatgtgtagacaacggccatattggcgtgacaaactagccccatgcctttatatggagtattttttgagtgctgtgtctcctcattagaaagtctctggctgtaCTGACACACTGATGAGGCAATTGTGTTATGTGTATAATTCTTCTAATAAACTTTGTACATTTTTGAAACATGGAACATTGactgggtgtgggtgtattaTTCTAGTGTAGAGCTAAAGCCTACCCCTCACCACTCCTGTGAACAGATGGACTTCAGCAGGACAGGTCACATATTTTGATAGGCTACTGTCAAATTATGTCACTGTAACTGCAGAAAAAAATGCTGTGGAGGTCACTAACTGCCTCCTTAAGTTTGTATATCAGTTTGAGGTGCCAAAAAGTATATTAACAGACAATGACAAGGAGTTTGTCAATAATGTAAATAAAGTGTTTGCtgatgtcaatgacaatgtacaATATCAGTCCATTTCTGCAGAGTTATAGTGGGGTAACATAAtttgacagtaggcctatcaaCATATGTGACCTGTCCTGCTGAAGTCCACCTCTTCGCTGGAGTGGTGGGGTAGGCTTTAGCTCTACTCTATAGAGATATAGAGAGGAAGATACACAGGCAGGCCTGTGGAGTAATACACCCACACCATGTTCCATGTTTCAAAAATGTACAAAGTTTATAATAAGAATTATACACATAACAGAATTGCCTCATCAGTGTGTCAGTACAGCTCAGTACATTCATAGACTCCAACAAAACAGCACCCTCTAGAGTCACAAAATTCGACAGGTCACAGAATTTGGTGCAAcaccgggaatgtgccaacccgtggccccacctcgccagactatttcaattttctttcaagttaatgatagttttcgcttcaagtgtttcaattacaaaatagtattttgtatttgaaatacatgtattagaaatactgcccatccctggcaacatggtaaaaagatgaaaatgacttggttttactttcaattccttttacattctccaaggtattaacattaacatttttcataactccatgtaggacgtttctgtacataaatgtaagcactgtggcagtagtaatgcaataattagaaaatgtaggctaactcttgatactcaagtacttttaaaaaccagtacttaagtaagtataagtatttcagtataagtataagtatacttcagtacttttacttaagtagacatctgactgttgtacttttacttgtacttgagtaaaatttagcaaagggtatctgtacttttactcaagtaatgaagctgtgtactctgtccgcctctgggtGTCTCTCAGTTACTTATTCCCCTGACTGTATGATTACTGTATTCACTCACCTGGTTGTCCAGCTGAATGCAACTCAGAATCAGCATGGTATTCTGCATGTGGAGCCCCAAACCCAAAGTCATGATCAACTACAAGGGTATCGCTGTCTGATTCCTCCTCAATGACGACCTCGGTCACGGTATTTGAAGCACCTGATTGTAAATTGTCCATAGAAAACACTTCGACGATCTTAAACTCAGTATCCTGTGCAGGATACACCTCACTGTGGTCTACCATCACCTCCAATTCTGAGGAAAAAACAAAGTCGACAGAAAGAAAACTGTTTTATAGATATATAACGTCACTGTAATGCATACAAATGTgaacattaaaaagaaaaggtaCCAATCAAACACCACTTTCTTGTCAAACTTCCTGGACTATTGTTAGGATAACGTTACATTGGAAGCAACTAGGACGCAGGCCGTCTGCATATTCCATACTATGTACGGCGTTTCCGTTTTGTCTCGAATTAACGCATAACATGGGCGTTTAGCAGCATTCTGCCTGTTTTCTTGTAATGTTCAGCTCTATATATCAGATAAATAGGACTGTTAAAAAAGCAGCGAGGACAGCTATCGTTAACGTTAGTCCACTTGCGAGGAATGGtggctagctggctagttagcgAGCGAGTTTCAGTTAACTTTTTTCTCTTAAAATACTTCAAGACTTTGAGCGATCGAGTTATTGTTTTAGAGGGGTGTGTATATATTACAAACCTTTTTCAATTGTTACATAGTACCTGTCTGATTAGGAATGTTTCGTCAACTGTAACCGAGCATTTCACAAAGGAATGAGGAAAATGTTCAGGATGTGTTGCTAGCTAAAATGCCTGGCCACCGCCAAGACTGGGGCCATCTTGGTGCTTATTGGGCTATATACAGCCACGTTTCGTTGTAGAAAAATATGGAATACACGCACGTGTAAACAAATAGCAAGATGAAGTAttgcaaaatatatttttaattaattagtACTTACCCATTTCAgctctgattttaatatctaaagTTTGTCCAGTTTCGCGCTGCATACGAAGGTCTTCCTCTCGGAAAATCACTGTTGTGAATGCTGACTGATTTTCGGTTCTATCGCCACCTTGAGGCAAGGAGTGTAGGAACAGAAATGTATTTGAAAGCGTAACATTTGAAAGTAAAATGCGTAATGCATCCTCCTCAAAACACTCAAGGTAATTAGAGAAGTATTAGTGCTTTAAGTATAGTCTGAGTAGTGTAGTCCTATTTTTACCTTCCTCTGCAGGTACCCAATATCACAGCCAACGTATACTGAAATTCTCTCTCTGATATCTCAGGGCCTGTGGTGAACAAGTCGTCACCCGAGTGCTATTCAGATAATAACTCTTGTATCCACTCCAAGATGAAAATGTGCTTACCATTTAATGTTATCTGGTATCAGCTCTCTGGAGTTTGTATTACCCCCACTGGCCGCGTGGTGGCAGTGCAGTAAGCAGCAATCTTTATTGGGTGGATTGAGCAGAATTTGCTTGGTTGCCCTATGGGTTGCCCACACTAGAGGGtggtcagagaatgtctaataaggggagaactgccactctcggaaaacttccggttctgtggttccacatgagggcgctcgtccacgagtgcagaatgcatggaggtctatggagctgtacccctcaaaatccacttttctcgggatataattttttttcaagtaatttgagtattgtattcgaaaggggaggcaaagaaaatacacttggttgagtattatattttttaaagtcacttaattgttctaaaaagcctttcaaatgtgtcaatgacatcattcattagcacaatgctagcgtgttatgtgcaacaacgacccaacctgtaagaaatcaaaaggacataagtactcgttcattcaacttttgacctataacccatgttgaagttatacaaactacaatcaaatctgagatttgtcaacgacaatcaggtgaatgagacaaatttagccgtctagctccattgactcccattcattctgcactcatggcgatcgcccccagtggagttgcgaggctctccgtagacgggctctggggTGGTATAGCCATTGGGTTGTTGTTATGTTGAATGTTTGCTGCCTGCAGTTAATTCACTGACCAAGGTCTATATGCTTAGATGCTGGATGTAGTAAGATGAGATAGACTTTTGTGAGTCGTGGAATGGAGTCgttcattatatatatataactataataCAATATAACAACCTTCAGGAACCCATCATCTTTAATGAACGACTCCATTCCACGACTCACAAAAGTCTATAGTGGAGAGTGACatgaagtgagtgggagagagagtcagggtgggatccggaaaggaccacggggcaggaatcgaactcgggtcgccggcgtacggtgcaggtggcccagccagttgtgccacagctggggcctgttttatatatatatatatatatatg
The Alosa sapidissima isolate fAloSap1 chromosome 14, fAloSap1.pri, whole genome shotgun sequence DNA segment above includes these coding regions:
- the LOC121681563 gene encoding zinc finger protein 271-like isoform X1, producing MQRETGQTLDIKIRAEMELEVMVDHSEVYPAQDTEFKIVEVFSMDNLQSGASNTVTEVVIEEESDSDTLVVDHDFGFGAPHAEYHADSELHSAGQPVKKRRRQPQQKLFCPICGKMCMSISGLKVHQKMHTRDSSLDCNICNMTFPSQAAQSAHMAMHNPEKTHQCPCCPLRFASDRALQGHFRVHHKGSEMMMPRKKQGKQRKPQLPPSPQRTPSPPSGHFSQLPPMEHFSQSPPRSVKRQSKKKHKTPSPAQLLLPELPEPQIVKAQKTESRKGKQGTGYRNREKIKLAKLNRKAFLQASPVQQASYLQQVIEESRKPVPAQKAGGPDRNGTYRCNICKKIFRELHFLEKHIVVHMAVRLHKCSMCSESFDSARALNAHESEVHDQGQYVCSICGKNLHKLGSLLNHQLLHEKKGAKTKARSKKSA
- the LOC121681563 gene encoding zinc finger protein 271-like isoform X2, with product MVDHSEVYPAQDTEFKIVEVFSMDNLQSGASNTVTEVVIEEESDSDTLVVDHDFGFGAPHAEYHADSELHSAGQPVKKRRRQPQQKLFCPICGKMCMSISGLKVHQKMHTRDSSLDCNICNMTFPSQAAQSAHMAMHNPEKTHQCPCCPLRFASDRALQGHFRVHHKGSEMMMPRKKQGKQRKPQLPPSPQRTPSPPSGHFSQLPPMEHFSQSPPRSVKRQSKKKHKTPSPAQLLLPELPEPQIVKAQKTESRKGKQGTGYRNREKIKLAKLNRKAFLQASPVQQASYLQQVIEESRKPVPAQKAGGPDRNGTYRCNICKKIFRELHFLEKHIVVHMAVRLHKCSMCSESFDSARALNAHESEVHDQGQYVCSICGKNLHKLGSLLNHQLLHEKKGAKTKARSKKSA